The proteins below are encoded in one region of Peptoniphilus sp. GNH:
- a CDS encoding type III pantothenate kinase — protein sequence MLLAIDVGNTNIVYGVFDGKNLILSLRMKTDKQKSGDEYGISFLNSLKFNNIDSKNIKGIIISSVVPSLMHSLEAMTKRYFGLESIIVDNNLKMNIDIAYENPSELGADRIANAVACVEKYEGPLIVIDIGTAMTFCYIDKSKTYRGGLIFPGIGISSEALFARASKLPSFEIVEAKRVVEKNTIASMQAGFYFGYVSLIDGIIDKIVEEKALDRVTLVGTGGFAPFLLKNAKHKFIIDQDLTLEGLRILYDLNM from the coding sequence ATGTTACTTGCAATAGATGTCGGCAATACGAATATTGTTTATGGAGTTTTTGATGGCAAAAATCTTATCCTGAGTTTGAGAATGAAAACAGACAAGCAAAAGTCGGGAGATGAGTACGGGATAAGTTTTTTAAACAGTTTAAAGTTTAATAATATAGATAGCAAAAATATAAAGGGCATTATAATATCTTCTGTTGTACCCAGCCTTATGCATAGTTTAGAAGCCATGACAAAAAGATATTTTGGTCTTGAAAGCATAATAGTTGACAATAATTTGAAGATGAATATAGATATAGCCTATGAAAATCCTAGCGAACTAGGGGCAGATAGAATAGCAAATGCAGTTGCCTGCGTAGAAAAATATGAGGGACCCCTGATTGTTATAGATATAGGAACAGCGATGACATTTTGCTATATAGATAAAAGTAAGACTTATAGGGGAGGGCTTATTTTTCCGGGGATAGGAATTTCTTCAGAGGCCCTTTTTGCAAGGGCATCCAAATTGCCGAGCTTTGAAATAGTAGAAGCCAAGAGAGTTGTAGAAAAAAACACCATAGCCTCAATGCAAGCAGGCTTTTATTTTGGATATGTGAGTCTTATAGATGGAATTATTGACAAGATAGTAGAAGAAAAAGCTTTAGACAGGGTGACTCTTGTCGGCACAGGAGGATTTGCTCCCTTCCTTTTAAAAAATGCCAAGCACAAGTTTATAATAGATCAAGATTTGACTCTGGAAGGGTTGAGGATTTTATATGATCTCAACATGTGA
- the larA gene encoding nickel-dependent lactate racemase: MKKVRLPYSKEFIELEVDDDVAILESKAHDFKPDKSQEELVREALENPIDSKRLCELAKGKKRITIITSDHTRPVPSRVTLPIYLEEIRKGAPDAEITILIATGFHRPTTKEEMIQKFGEEIVKNEKIVNHISSNDEDMIELEKLPSGGRLLLNKHAIDTDLLVSEGFIEPHFFAGFSGGRKSILPGVASQKTVFANHCSKFIASEHARTGKLKENPIHKDMEFAAKAAKLAFILNVVIDADKKVIGAFAGDCVTAHAKGCDFVRELSTINGVNADIAVTTNGGYPLDQNVYQSVKSMTAAEAAVADDGVIIEVSRCNDGHGGESFYRTFKEAASPKEIEDRILQIPMEETIADQWEIQILARILVRHKVIFVTDKENKKLIEEMHMEYASTVEEALERAKEIKGKDAKVAFVPDGVSVIVNKMK; the protein is encoded by the coding sequence ATGAAAAAGGTAAGACTACCTTACTCAAAAGAGTTTATCGAACTTGAAGTTGACGATGATGTTGCTATACTTGAAAGTAAAGCTCATGATTTTAAGCCTGACAAAAGCCAAGAAGAACTAGTAAGAGAGGCTCTTGAAAATCCAATTGATTCGAAAAGATTATGTGAACTTGCAAAAGGCAAGAAGAGAATCACCATAATTACATCAGATCATACAAGGCCTGTTCCAAGCAGGGTGACTCTACCCATATACTTAGAGGAAATTAGAAAAGGTGCTCCAGATGCCGAAATCACAATACTTATAGCTACGGGTTTTCATAGACCTACAACCAAAGAAGAAATGATTCAAAAATTTGGGGAAGAAATAGTAAAAAATGAAAAAATTGTAAATCACATCTCATCAAATGACGAAGATATGATAGAACTCGAAAAGTTGCCATCAGGCGGAAGACTTTTGCTAAACAAACACGCAATTGACACAGACCTTCTAGTATCAGAAGGCTTTATAGAACCACACTTTTTTGCAGGTTTTTCAGGCGGAAGAAAGTCTATCCTACCAGGGGTTGCCAGCCAAAAGACAGTTTTTGCAAATCACTGCTCTAAATTTATCGCATCTGAACATGCTAGAACGGGCAAATTAAAAGAAAATCCAATCCATAAAGACATGGAATTTGCGGCAAAAGCAGCTAAGCTTGCCTTCATTCTAAATGTAGTAATAGATGCTGATAAGAAAGTCATAGGAGCTTTTGCCGGGGATTGTGTAACAGCCCACGCCAAGGGATGTGACTTTGTAAGAGAGCTTTCAACAATAAATGGAGTGAATGCAGATATTGCAGTCACAACAAATGGAGGCTATCCTCTTGACCAAAATGTATATCAATCAGTAAAATCCATGACAGCAGCAGAAGCGGCAGTAGCTGATGATGGAGTTATAATCGAAGTTTCCAGATGCAATGACGGCCATGGAGGAGAATCATTTTATAGAACCTTCAAAGAAGCAGCTTCTCCAAAAGAAATAGAAGACCGTATTCTTCAAATACCCATGGAAGAAACAATAGCAGACCAATGGGAAATTCAAATTTTGGCAAGAATTTTGGTTCGTCATAAGGTGATTTTCGTTACAGATAAGGAAAACAAAAAGTTGATAGAAGAAATGCATATGGAGTATGCCAGCACAGTAGAAGAAGCTCTTGAAAGAGCTAAAGAAATCAAGGGCAAGGATGCCAAGGTGGCATTTGTCCCTGATGGCGTTTCTGTAATTGTGAATAAGATGAAATAA
- a CDS encoding biotin transporter BioY — MKTKRLVLCALFTSLTAIGAFISLPFKPVPISLQSFFVILSGLFLSPSEAFLSQVAYLILGLAGLPIFANFHGGINYIFAPSFGFLLSFPVASFVISSICKKSKSKSRTILSILVGNFVIYGMGLPYLYLIKNFYLASPINAYNILYLVFLPCLPGDCIKAIVAYISTRKLNNL, encoded by the coding sequence ATGAAAACAAAACGACTAGTTTTATGTGCGCTATTTACGAGTTTGACAGCCATAGGAGCCTTTATAAGCCTTCCTTTTAAACCTGTTCCAATAAGTCTTCAAAGCTTCTTTGTAATCTTGAGCGGACTATTTTTAAGTCCTTCTGAAGCTTTTTTATCTCAAGTTGCCTATCTCATCTTGGGGCTTGCAGGCCTTCCAATCTTTGCAAACTTTCACGGAGGAATTAACTACATATTTGCTCCCAGTTTTGGATTTTTATTGTCATTTCCCGTTGCAAGCTTCGTCATTTCTTCTATTTGTAAAAAATCTAAAAGTAAAAGCCGAACAATTTTATCAATCCTTGTTGGTAATTTTGTGATTTATGGCATGGGACTTCCCTATCTATACCTTATAAAAAATTTCTATCTTGCAAGTCCTATAAACGCTTACAATATTTTATACTTAGTATTCTTGCCCTGCCTTCCTGGAGATTGTATAAAAGCCATAGTCGCTTATATAAGCACTAGAAAATTAAATAATTTGTAA
- a CDS encoding transglycosylase domain-containing protein, producing the protein MKKSKKRKKNHFKFSNFITIIFLLGIIIFTALGGLLGTYILSVLKDAPSIDPQNFRDRIIQTSKIFTEKGELLESLVQSEFSEYVTSDKIPKYLKDAVVAIEDERFYDHSAVDFRRVLGAMVENLKAKRFKEGASTITMQLSKNLYTSKQVDMTRKLTDVYYSFQIENALSKDQILEAYLNSAAFSKGTVGVQAAAKTFFNKNVWDLSLAESALIAGVTNLPEKYTPYNTAEIDPSDDLANIQLVLLPMQNVNVDDRLLQIAARLREIGKIDGFEEFQIKNGHVYPMKAIFNPTSKKRQERILDKMLAQGKISKDEHDTAKAAPIILNIGRRKASGISSYYTDIVKDESLKILADLGYSKEEAHQKLYNGGLNIYTAMDINIQKSMEDTVNKISLRGEKINENGELQPQLGSVIIEQATGKVRGVIGGRRVGGGRIANRAIIPRQPGSSIKPISVYLTAFNNKATAGDIYADESLQGVNLPYLGFTPKNVGSYRGWQSIRQLLVRSSNVGSYLVARDISANLDSKQNKYSKYSKVVNDDENFKKMVTTLEELGVDSVVKPEDDMRTNDYNYAALTLGGMTYGISPLKMASAYSAFPNEGKLVKPIFVTKIESSDGKEIYKAEHKETRVTSDQIAYIMNDILKEVVTKSTGRKAQIKKMTVAGKTGTTNSKQEAWFVGYTPYYTCSVFIGNDNHDSLKFSSDVAAGVFSQIMSPIHEGLEDKDFFEKPDGINRKYISALGYTELIPEGLTPRNQQKPSYFAPEEDEDDDDKTDSDSDNSRRKRTDDNENNSSSSKRRKRADDENNSSSNKRRSRKDDKDSDSKSKNSSRSKKSRKKSSDYEVGGSSKE; encoded by the coding sequence ATGAAAAAGTCTAAAAAGAGGAAAAAGAATCATTTCAAATTTTCCAATTTCATTACAATAATATTTTTACTGGGAATCATTATTTTTACTGCCCTTGGCGGACTTCTTGGAACCTATATTCTTTCTGTCTTGAAAGATGCTCCTAGTATTGATCCACAAAATTTCAGGGACCGTATAATTCAGACATCCAAAATTTTCACCGAAAAAGGCGAACTTTTAGAGAGTCTTGTGCAAAGTGAATTTTCAGAATATGTTACAAGCGATAAGATTCCAAAGTATTTAAAAGATGCTGTTGTGGCGATTGAAGATGAAAGGTTTTATGACCACTCTGCTGTCGATTTTAGAAGAGTCTTGGGAGCGATGGTCGAAAACTTAAAAGCAAAGAGATTTAAAGAGGGCGCTTCTACAATAACCATGCAGCTATCCAAAAACCTCTATACTTCAAAGCAAGTTGATATGACAAGAAAATTGACAGATGTATATTATTCTTTTCAAATAGAAAATGCCCTTTCCAAGGACCAGATTCTAGAGGCTTATTTGAACTCGGCAGCTTTTTCCAAAGGAACCGTAGGTGTCCAAGCAGCAGCCAAAACATTCTTCAATAAAAATGTTTGGGATCTGAGTCTTGCAGAATCAGCTCTTATCGCAGGAGTAACTAATTTACCTGAAAAGTACACTCCTTACAACACTGCAGAGATAGATCCATCAGATGATCTTGCAAATATTCAACTGGTTCTCTTGCCGATGCAAAATGTAAATGTGGATGACAGACTTTTACAAATAGCAGCAAGGCTTAGAGAAATAGGAAAGATAGACGGATTCGAAGAGTTTCAAATCAAAAATGGTCATGTCTATCCAATGAAGGCAATATTTAATCCAACTAGCAAAAAAAGACAAGAGCGTATCTTGGACAAAATGTTGGCTCAAGGGAAAATTAGCAAGGATGAACATGATACTGCCAAGGCTGCACCTATAATACTAAATATAGGAAGAAGAAAGGCCTCTGGTATTTCCTCATACTACACAGATATCGTAAAAGACGAAAGTCTTAAAATTCTAGCTGATCTCGGCTATTCTAAGGAAGAAGCCCATCAAAAATTATACAATGGCGGTCTTAATATCTACACAGCCATGGATATAAATATCCAAAAATCCATGGAAGATACTGTAAATAAGATTAGCTTGAGAGGCGAAAAAATAAATGAAAATGGCGAGCTTCAACCCCAGCTCGGTTCAGTAATAATAGAACAAGCTACGGGCAAAGTTCGTGGTGTAATAGGTGGTAGAAGAGTTGGTGGAGGAAGAATTGCAAATAGAGCAATTATCCCAAGGCAACCTGGATCTTCTATAAAGCCTATATCTGTTTATTTGACAGCTTTTAATAACAAGGCGACTGCAGGAGATATTTATGCTGATGAATCTCTACAAGGTGTCAATCTACCCTATCTTGGATTTACTCCAAAAAATGTAGGCTCATATAGAGGCTGGCAATCAATAAGACAACTTTTGGTCAGATCTTCTAATGTTGGATCTTATTTGGTAGCCAGAGATATCTCTGCTAATTTGGATTCAAAGCAAAATAAATATTCAAAATATTCAAAAGTAGTAAACGATGATGAAAACTTTAAAAAAATGGTAACCACACTTGAAGAACTCGGAGTCGACTCTGTGGTAAAACCAGAAGATGATATGAGGACCAATGACTATAACTACGCTGCCCTAACTCTCGGAGGAATGACCTATGGCATTTCACCTCTTAAAATGGCATCAGCCTACTCTGCCTTTCCTAATGAAGGCAAGCTCGTCAAACCTATATTCGTAACAAAAATCGAATCGTCAGATGGCAAGGAAATTTACAAGGCTGAACATAAGGAAACAAGGGTTACATCCGATCAAATCGCCTATATCATGAATGATATCCTAAAGGAAGTTGTAACTAAGTCAACTGGTCGAAAGGCACAAATCAAAAAAATGACTGTCGCCGGTAAAACTGGTACAACCAACTCCAAGCAAGAGGCCTGGTTTGTTGGCTATACACCTTACTACACCTGCTCCGTATTTATAGGAAATGACAATCACGATTCTCTAAAATTTTCTTCAGATGTTGCCGCTGGCGTATTCTCACAAATAATGTCACCCATTCATGAAGGACTTGAAGACAAGGACTTTTTTGAAAAGCCTGATGGCATCAATCGAAAATACATCTCGGCTCTTGGCTACACAGAGTTGATTCCTGAAGGACTTACCCCAAGAAATCAACAAAAGCCATCCTATTTTGCTCCTGAAGAAGACGAAGATGATGACGACAAAACTGATTCTGATTCGGATAACAGCAGAAGAAAAAGAACTGATGATAATGAAAACAATAGCTCTTCAAGCAAAAGAAGAAAAAGAGCTGATGACGAAAACAATAGTTCTTCAAACAAAAGAAGATCAAGAAAAGACGACAAAGATTCAGATTCAAAATCTAAAAACTCATCTAGAAGCAAAAAATCGAGAAAAAAATCAAGCGACTATGAAGTCGGTGGTTCGTCTAAAGAATAA